The following DNA comes from Methermicoccus shengliensis DSM 18856.
GTTTCAATCCTTGTTTTTTTGGACAGTGAATGCAATCCTTCTCTGCGCACCCTATTCTCGTGTTAGAGGTCTATACGGCCTCCTTTACCACGTGCATGGGTGCTGGCTGGTATGTATCTGTGCGCATAGTTTATATACCTTTACACCACACCAGCCAATCACAGCACGAGATGCTCTCTCTCCTCTGGCATATCCCCGATTACTATCCTCTTTTTCACGCAGCGGGCACACAGCTCCACTATATGCACCTTGTCGTTGTCCCCAAGCGCAAGCCCATCTATCTCCTCCACGATTGTTAGCTTCTCTCTTGGGCTCACAACTCCCTCAAACACACTGTACTGTATCCTCCTCATCCCGTAGAACATGAGGCGAGCCGCAAGCCTGCCTCTGATGGCGTTATCCTCTATGTCGTACATGATGTACAGATGCACACCCTCATCCATACCTTTACCCTCCTGTTGTCAGTGCCCCACAGGCCTTCATACACCGCACACTACCTCCACTTGAACCCCCTGTACTCGCAATCCCCCCTGATTGCACTCGCGAGCTTCCTTGCCTGTCCATGTATCACATCCAGAAGCTCGACCCTCTTGCCCCCATACATATACCGCTGCTCCATCCTCGTGTACAGAGCATCGAGGTACATCCGCTTCACGTTCTCACTCATGTAGCACATCTCGGGCCCTCTGTCGAAGTCCTCCACCCTCACACTTCCTCGTGCTATGAGTGTGAGCACCACCCTGTCCACTATCGGCTGTCTGAACTCCTCCATGAGGTCAAAGCTGAGAGCTGGACGGTTCCTGTATGCTACATGAAGCACACCCTCATAGGGGTTCAGCCCTGCGAGCATGAGCGCCCACTCCACTCGAGAGTGCAGTACGGTGTACCCATAGCTCAGCAGGGAGTTCACTGGGTCGTGGGGTGGATGCTTCTCCCTCCTCTCGAACCCCATCTCAGAGGGTATCACCCTGCGAAGCGCCCCGAAGTACACCCTTGCTACCTCGCCCTCTGCTCCCATAAGCTCCTCAGTACTCTCCGCCACAGCGAGCTGCTCCTTTCTCGACGTGATGTGCTCAATCTCATCATGGAAGTCCACATCTCGGTTCTTTGCGATGCTCTGCAGCATGCGGAGCTTGTTGTACGTGGCACACAGCAGAATCTCCCGTGCTATCGCCATCCTCTCCTCCAGCCCCATCGCTATCTGCCTCCGCCACAGCTCAGTTATCATGTTGGAGTCGCTGCGCACGACCCTTGCAAAAAAGCTGGGCCTGTGGCTCACGAAGACGAGGTCTGTGCTGTTCTCCACAAGCAGCCTGATGGCTCCAGTGCTCACCGATGCCTCGCCTGCCACTATTACCTGCTCGACCTCGTGGGGCGATACTCTGACCACCCTCTCCTCATCCCCATCCACCCACACGACCCTCAGCATATCCCCCTCGCGCCGCAGGCTACAGCCGTGGGCGGATATCACAACGTTTCGTAGCCGCCTTTCTATCATCCTTATGGAAAAACTCACACCTTGGCTCTTACGGTGCCAAACCCCTGAGAGACGCCTTTTCCGAGCCCCAGCAGGTCTGGGATGCGAAAGTTCAACCTGAACTCGCCTGTAAACCCGATGAGAGGCACGCCTTTGTACTCAGCAGTGTGCATGTCTAAGAGAGAGTGCACATACAGCTTTCTATCCACTACATAGGAGAGGCTCTTGCACATCGAGAGCACGTTTCCCACGAGAATGGCATTTAGCAGCTCCTTCTTTTTCTTCCACTCGTTCTCAGCACGAAACTTCTCGTAGTTCTTTGCATTCAGACC
Coding sequences within:
- the cas2 gene encoding CRISPR-associated endonuclease Cas2, which encodes MDEGVHLYIMYDIEDNAIRGRLAARLMFYGMRRIQYSVFEGVVSPREKLTIVEEIDGLALGDNDKVHIVELCARCVKKRIVIGDMPEEREHLVL
- the cas1 gene encoding CRISPR-associated endonuclease Cas1, encoding MSFSIRMIERRLRNVVISAHGCSLRREGDMLRVVWVDGDEERVVRVSPHEVEQVIVAGEASVSTGAIRLLVENSTDLVFVSHRPSFFARVVRSDSNMITELWRRQIAMGLEERMAIAREILLCATYNKLRMLQSIAKNRDVDFHDEIEHITSRKEQLAVAESTEELMGAEGEVARVYFGALRRVIPSEMGFERREKHPPHDPVNSLLSYGYTVLHSRVEWALMLAGLNPYEGVLHVAYRNRPALSFDLMEEFRQPIVDRVVLTLIARGSVRVEDFDRGPEMCYMSENVKRMYLDALYTRMEQRYMYGGKRVELLDVIHGQARKLASAIRGDCEYRGFKWR